A portion of the Candidatus Pristimantibacillus lignocellulolyticus genome contains these proteins:
- a CDS encoding glycosyl hydrolase family 18 protein: MYSISRKKVLMIFLTFALLIGMFSNTVAVYANEPAVPTAVVPEAPQNLRIVEGSITHNTVTLDWDLVGDEEAPNHIQIFHEAEDKYLTYGNRWNKIVGGLQPETTYRLYITWDSKKPKSNVIEFTTLADASEYKEAPLPAPLNFQVTDVTASTVSFKWIGSPSANGYDFYANGKWITGIWDGSNTYTYTLTEEQAIASTELAFHVGAQSAVEGQPTITSVPSNTIKFKWGELSAPQDVQAVTANLTTAALGWAPVAGATNYKIYQNDELIGSSSENRYTATGLQEGESYSFTVEASNPLWQSAKSNAAVVVPGANYTNVTYFAAWSVYDRQFQPADMDVSKITHINYSFADVCWEKFGTGSTPCQVEIDEEDDSTIIPLQNRYVYDGEIVLGDQEKDIESLQAFTNLKSVNPDFKLLVSVGGWSWSKHFSNVAASELTRRTFAKSTVDFVREYNLDGLDIDWEYPVEGGETHNIHSPNDKENFTLLMQTVRAALDAAGSEDNRYYLLTIASGQGDNFVVNADLANSSSYLDFINIMTYDYGGTWENIANHNAPLYYDTNLPKPNKARNNVLGGVNGHLAGGVPEHKLVLGVPFYGKAWSGCEAPGQYVECTSFPAGSWERGVYDYSDIISFIGKDGFERYWNDAAKVAYLYSPDKEDGTFITYNDLTSMLYSSSLVKSKNLAGVMSWEVTGDRTEDLLTQLNRDLPINGIANENALAAPEGIELTAVDYTSLTVKWDSVADATDYEAYIDGRYVGSTDKTEFRFDQLTSSTSYNLHVLAVSKEDDNITAVSAYSDVLNARTSTVSSGGSVTPPANQQELKNTVDKQKDTWTVSVDKDAAVSAIKASTNPSFTLTVDNGAPAVNVNIPKEVAAALAAAGAKAELIIKWNGVSYVFPAKDLGHNADIRISLNVEDQKSAGAVLKPGMSALTGAIELTVAAAGANGTYHAVPQLDGAKILLTLPASNIAETQLSGIVYLPDSNSFRPVATKIVKQADGSLKVELDAPVSGIYMVVATSFNYTDTNISWASDAINRASSQLIVFGESTEIFGSSSQISRAEFVSIIVRGLGLLPNNAEQQTFDDVDDQSLYAEDIAIASALGLVNGKQAGKFDPDGTISRQEMAVVLYRALVLRNQAGSAQDNVLDHFNDNAQFSTYAIDAIEQIVALNIMNGVSATRFNPEGNVTKAQAVVAIMRLLDKLES, translated from the coding sequence GTGTATTCAATTTCCCGAAAAAAAGTACTAATGATCTTTTTAACTTTTGCACTACTTATAGGAATGTTTTCTAACACAGTTGCTGTTTATGCTAATGAACCTGCTGTTCCAACTGCTGTTGTTCCCGAAGCGCCACAAAATCTTAGAATAGTAGAAGGTTCTATTACCCACAATACTGTCACATTAGATTGGGATTTAGTAGGGGATGAAGAAGCTCCGAACCATATTCAGATCTTTCATGAAGCTGAGGACAAATATTTAACTTACGGCAATCGATGGAATAAAATTGTGGGTGGTCTCCAACCAGAGACGACTTATCGCTTATACATTACTTGGGATAGCAAGAAACCAAAAAGTAATGTTATTGAATTTACTACCCTTGCAGATGCTTCAGAGTACAAGGAAGCACCTTTACCCGCGCCACTTAATTTTCAGGTTACCGATGTAACAGCATCTACGGTATCTTTTAAATGGATAGGAAGTCCTAGCGCAAATGGTTATGATTTTTATGCGAATGGTAAGTGGATTACAGGAATATGGGATGGTTCAAATACGTACACTTATACATTGACTGAAGAGCAGGCAATTGCTAGCACGGAATTAGCTTTTCATGTTGGTGCTCAAAGTGCAGTAGAGGGTCAACCTACAATAACATCCGTGCCTAGTAATACGATAAAGTTTAAATGGGGCGAGCTCTCTGCTCCTCAAGATGTGCAAGCTGTTACAGCAAACCTTACGACAGCAGCGTTAGGCTGGGCACCGGTGGCAGGAGCGACAAACTATAAGATTTATCAAAATGATGAATTAATCGGATCTTCTTCCGAGAATAGATACACAGCAACTGGGCTTCAAGAGGGAGAATCTTATTCCTTTACAGTCGAAGCTAGCAATCCATTATGGCAGTCGGCAAAAAGTAATGCTGCTGTCGTTGTACCTGGAGCCAACTATACGAACGTAACTTATTTTGCGGCATGGTCGGTGTATGACAGACAGTTCCAACCTGCTGATATGGATGTTTCCAAGATTACACATATTAACTATAGTTTCGCAGATGTATGCTGGGAAAAGTTTGGAACAGGATCTACTCCTTGTCAGGTTGAAATTGACGAAGAGGACGATAGTACAATCATTCCTTTACAAAACAGATATGTTTATGATGGAGAAATTGTATTAGGCGATCAAGAAAAGGATATTGAAAGTCTACAAGCCTTCACAAATTTGAAATCAGTTAATCCAGATTTTAAGCTACTAGTATCGGTTGGTGGATGGTCTTGGTCCAAACACTTCTCAAATGTAGCAGCTAGTGAGCTTACGCGCAGAACATTCGCTAAGTCCACTGTAGATTTTGTCCGTGAGTATAATCTTGATGGATTGGATATTGACTGGGAATATCCAGTAGAGGGTGGCGAAACACATAATATTCATTCACCCAACGATAAAGAGAACTTTACGCTACTTATGCAAACGGTACGAGCAGCGTTAGATGCCGCAGGCTCTGAAGATAACAGATATTATTTGCTGACTATAGCTTCGGGTCAAGGTGATAACTTTGTTGTTAATGCTGACTTGGCAAACTCTAGTAGTTACTTGGATTTCATTAATATTATGACTTACGACTATGGCGGCACTTGGGAGAACATTGCTAACCATAATGCTCCGCTTTACTATGATACTAACCTACCAAAGCCAAACAAAGCACGGAATAATGTACTTGGTGGTGTCAATGGTCATCTTGCTGGAGGTGTTCCTGAGCATAAGCTAGTATTGGGTGTACCATTCTATGGTAAGGCTTGGAGCGGCTGTGAGGCACCAGGACAATATGTAGAATGTACTAGTTTCCCTGCAGGTTCATGGGAAAGAGGCGTTTATGACTATAGCGATATTATATCATTCATAGGCAAAGACGGTTTTGAGCGATATTGGAATGATGCTGCTAAAGTAGCATATCTATATAGTCCAGATAAGGAAGATGGAACTTTTATTACGTATAATGACCTTACTTCAATGTTGTATAGTTCATCGCTAGTTAAATCCAAAAATTTAGCTGGTGTAATGAGCTGGGAGGTTACGGGTGACCGCACTGAAGATTTGCTTACACAATTGAATAGGGATTTACCGATCAACGGCATAGCCAATGAAAACGCGCTTGCTGCACCTGAAGGAATCGAATTAACAGCGGTTGACTATACCTCACTTACAGTGAAATGGGATAGCGTTGCGGATGCAACAGACTACGAAGCTTATATCGATGGGCGTTATGTAGGATCTACGGATAAGACAGAATTCAGATTCGATCAGCTTACATCTTCTACCTCATACAATCTTCATGTGCTTGCTGTGAGCAAAGAAGATGATAACATTACAGCAGTTTCCGCATACAGCGATGTGTTGAATGCTCGAACATCGACAGTAAGCAGCGGGGGTAGTGTGACTCCACCAGCTAATCAGCAAGAACTGAAGAATACTGTTGATAAGCAAAAAGATACATGGACAGTCTCTGTTGATAAAGATGCCGCTGTATCAGCAATTAAGGCGAGTACTAATCCTTCCTTTACATTGACGGTAGATAATGGAGCACCTGCAGTTAATGTGAATATACCTAAAGAGGTAGCAGCAGCTTTAGCAGCAGCAGGAGCGAAAGCTGAGCTGATCATAAAATGGAACGGGGTTTCATATGTATTCCCTGCAAAAGATTTAGGTCATAATGCAGATATTCGTATTTCGCTAAATGTAGAGGATCAAAAATCTGCTGGGGCAGTACTTAAGCCTGGCATGAGCGCGTTAACTGGAGCTATTGAGCTTACTGTTGCAGCTGCGGGAGCGAATGGAACTTACCATGCCGTACCACAACTTGACGGTGCGAAAATTCTATTAACGTTGCCTGCCAGCAACATTGCTGAAACACAGTTAAGCGGAATTGTATATTTACCAGATTCTAATTCTTTCCGACCTGTAGCGACTAAGATTGTTAAACAAGCTGATGGTAGCTTAAAAGTTGAGTTGGACGCTCCAGTAAGCGGGATTTATATGGTCGTAGCAACTTCATTTAATTATACGGATACAAATATTTCATGGGCAAGTGATGCGATTAATCGTGCATCTAGTCAATTAATCGTATTTGGCGAAAGCACTGAGATTTTCGGCTCATCATCACAAATTTCGCGTGCAGAATTTGTTTCCATTATAGTACGTGGGCTAGGTCTTCTGCCTAATAATGCAGAACAGCAGACTTTTGATGATGTAGACGATCAGTCGTTGTATGCAGAGGATATTGCGATTGCTTCAGCATTAGGTCTTGTGAACGGCAAACAAGCAGGCAAGTTTGATCCAGATGGTACGATTAGCCGTCAGGAAATGGCTGTAGTACTATACCGTGCTTTAGTGCTTAGAAACCAAGCTGGAAGTGCACAAGACAATGTTCTTGATCATTTCAATGACAATGCTCAGTTCTCAACATATGCCATTGATGCGATCGAACAAATCGTCGCACTAAACATTATGAATGGCGTATCTGCTACACGCTTTAACCCAGAAGGTAACGTAACAAAGGCGCAGGCTGTTGTTGCGATCATGCGCTTGCTAGATAAGCTTGAGTCATAA
- a CDS encoding YbgA family protein: protein MKRKLTEKLWREEKYRVMFHSQKHYDQIRKAMRDQLSYEQIEQLINDALQQTATEGSMRNACQHMWGYFSKVATPEEKQKYEELLKTCNITTLICFLQQLAIQYNVTYLIESTILQSKEK from the coding sequence ATGAAACGTAAACTAACAGAAAAATTATGGCGCGAAGAAAAATACCGTGTCATGTTCCATAGCCAAAAGCATTATGACCAAATTCGTAAGGCAATGCGTGATCAACTTAGTTATGAACAAATTGAACAATTGATCAATGATGCACTGCAACAAACTGCAACCGAAGGTAGCATGCGCAATGCCTGCCAGCATATGTGGGGGTATTTCAGTAAAGTAGCCACACCCGAGGAAAAGCAAAAATACGAAGAACTGCTTAAAACTTGCAATATTACAACACTTATTTGCTTTTTACAGCAATTAGCCATTCAATATAATGTTACTTATCTAATAGAAAGCACTATCTTACAGAGTAAAGAGAAGTAG
- a CDS encoding HAMP domain-containing histidine kinase: MKIKFRLWLIMIISPIVSVVLFIPISNFIGDLGNSGYDLNSLATISTDLLDTIEQQPDFHSAEIASILSDTHSKYPDIRFEWIAADGSTIYDTLGKNVTYTFQQLADRMLYMPENLWGDDEPITLTYSLSQFDQSYYLLMSMSSDAMKEGQFYFYMRTFTVLSVFILPLFVAFLVPYLLSLWFFSSTNKRLKKLNYAIGKLNIQSEISVLEDKEKDEIGELTTHYNAMVHRLHHQAEQILQFDKRRKLLLSNLSHDLRTPLTMVLGYAETIRAGLYKDDKELQASAKVILQRSRYMDRLLDQLLDITRQDEGNIEPHIVVHNLSEMMRKIAADYIMFLEGQNITVEVNIPDEDIEIGIDASLMERAVRNLLDNAIRYGADGNYFEIAIFEKDNTIFIRITDRGIGIPLSEQEHIFERFYRVNSSRKGEGLGIGLSIVKEIITLHNGSISLLSVPCNETTFEIQLPKSKRDI, from the coding sequence ATGAAAATTAAATTTAGACTTTGGCTGATCATGATCATTAGTCCAATCGTCAGTGTTGTATTATTTATTCCAATAAGTAACTTCATTGGCGATTTAGGTAATTCTGGTTACGATCTGAATAGTCTAGCTACCATCTCAACTGACTTACTTGATACCATTGAACAGCAACCAGATTTTCATTCCGCAGAAATAGCATCCATACTCAGTGATACACACAGTAAATATCCTGATATTCGTTTTGAATGGATTGCTGCTGATGGATCAACCATTTATGATACCCTCGGTAAAAATGTTACCTATACTTTTCAACAATTAGCAGATCGTATGCTATATATGCCTGAGAATCTTTGGGGGGACGATGAGCCAATTACGCTTACTTACTCTCTAAGCCAATTCGATCAATCTTATTATCTACTAATGAGCATGTCCAGTGACGCCATGAAGGAAGGGCAATTTTACTTCTATATGCGGACCTTTACAGTCTTGTCAGTATTTATATTACCCTTATTTGTTGCTTTCTTAGTTCCATATTTATTATCTCTATGGTTCTTCTCTTCTACAAACAAACGACTTAAAAAGCTCAATTATGCTATAGGGAAACTCAACATACAAAGTGAGATTTCAGTGTTAGAGGACAAGGAAAAAGATGAGATTGGCGAGCTCACTACACATTACAACGCTATGGTCCACCGTCTTCACCATCAAGCGGAACAAATATTACAATTTGATAAAAGACGTAAGTTGCTTCTATCTAATCTTTCCCATGATCTACGTACCCCACTTACTATGGTTTTAGGTTATGCTGAAACGATTCGGGCAGGATTGTATAAGGATGATAAAGAGCTTCAAGCTAGTGCCAAAGTTATACTGCAGCGCTCTCGGTATATGGATAGATTACTTGATCAATTATTAGATATAACGCGGCAAGATGAGGGAAATATAGAACCTCATATTGTGGTTCATAATTTATCTGAGATGATGCGAAAAATTGCGGCGGATTACATCATGTTTTTGGAGGGGCAAAACATTACTGTAGAAGTAAATATTCCTGATGAGGATATTGAAATTGGGATCGATGCTTCCTTAATGGAACGAGCAGTACGCAATCTATTGGACAACGCGATCCGTTACGGAGCAGACGGTAATTATTTTGAAATCGCAATATTTGAAAAGGATAACACCATTTTTATTAGGATAACCGATAGAGGCATCGGAATTCCTTTAAGTGAACAAGAGCATATATTTGAACGATTCTACCGTGTCAATAGCAGTAGAAAAGGTGAAGGTCTAGGCATAGGACTTTCCATTGTCAAAGAAATTATTACTCTTCATAACGGTTCTATTAGTCTATTGAGTGTTCCTTGCAATGAAACAACCTTCGAAATCCAGCTACCTAAGAGTAAGCGTGATATCTAA
- a CDS encoding response regulator transcription factor, whose product MDDEPDIRKLIRMHLEQANLTVIEADSGRQAIQYLKEYNIELMILDLMMDEGNGFDVLHYLRSVNTAPLVITLSARREIQDKILTLGLGADDYVTKPFSPMELIARVQAQLRRHRPHSSYPATVIHLNKLMLDIDNYIFHNAEKSFHVTPVECKLLAMFMQNPDRVLTKREIYKQVWNHENFDDNNLSVFISKLRTILEPTADSPNYLHSIRGIGYRFSGDGQ is encoded by the coding sequence GTGGATGATGAACCGGATATTCGTAAGTTAATTCGAATGCATTTAGAGCAAGCAAATCTAACTGTAATAGAAGCGGATTCTGGACGACAAGCGATACAATACTTAAAGGAATATAACATAGAATTAATGATTCTCGACCTTATGATGGATGAAGGCAATGGATTTGATGTCCTGCACTATTTACGTTCTGTTAATACTGCGCCATTGGTCATTACCCTTAGTGCAAGACGAGAAATACAAGACAAAATCTTAACTCTTGGGCTAGGTGCGGATGATTACGTTACTAAACCATTTAGTCCAATGGAACTGATCGCTCGCGTGCAAGCACAGTTAAGAAGACATCGCCCTCATTCATCTTATCCTGCAACAGTTATACACTTAAATAAATTAATGCTAGATATTGATAATTATATCTTTCATAATGCGGAAAAATCATTTCATGTAACACCAGTAGAATGTAAACTATTAGCGATGTTCATGCAAAATCCTGATCGCGTATTAACTAAGAGAGAAATTTATAAGCAAGTATGGAATCATGAGAATTTTGATGATAATAACTTAAGTGTTTTTATTAGTAAACTTCGAACCATTCTTGAACCTACTGCAGACTCTCCTAATTATCTTCACTCTATACGTGGAATCGGTTATAGATTCTCTGGTGACGGCCAATGA
- a CDS encoding beta-lactamase family protein — translation MQSKRLKLESYINKYLELWDFYGVIKVISGGEVLFENAYGYASIEFGIKNDMNSCFSIASLSKQFTAFAIMILYDKKKLDIDKSAQLYLPAHMRIDDSITVHHLLSHTSGLYNFYNFENDFFAEYNRMEYSQNDFIERYINKKPVNPPGKEYDYNNSNYNLLAWIIEYVSGEKYEDYIRNNVFQPLNMMNSDVDDGCKPIHNRSSNYVKDFNTNIKCPYYNEKFSIGAGAIVSNCEDLYKWYTCLRDREMLSEKTYTRFFNENINNYCYGLEHHHVYGTYRYSHGGDHLGISAYMQQYFDEGICIIILSNNEAINQYRLGNAISDILYQVDVDVPAKHEEIMINERNLQEYCGTYLKDKIEVEYINGKLYFTRFTGNLHIEIYPVGEGKFARRYYDQIQPYSITDDENGNKSFFGYVKNNFSNLSFNS, via the coding sequence ATGCAATCTAAAAGATTGAAACTAGAATCATATATTAATAAATACTTAGAGTTATGGGATTTTTATGGCGTAATTAAGGTCATTAGCGGTGGCGAAGTGCTTTTTGAAAATGCATACGGATATGCAAGTATCGAGTTTGGAATTAAAAACGATATGAATTCGTGCTTTTCAATTGCTTCCTTATCAAAACAGTTTACTGCCTTTGCGATTATGATTCTGTATGATAAGAAAAAACTGGATATCGATAAATCTGCACAATTATACCTCCCTGCTCATATGAGGATTGATGATTCGATCACTGTACATCATCTACTATCACACACTTCTGGTTTATATAATTTTTATAATTTCGAAAATGATTTTTTTGCTGAATACAATAGAATGGAGTATTCTCAAAACGATTTCATCGAAAGGTACATCAATAAAAAACCTGTGAATCCACCAGGCAAGGAGTATGATTACAATAACTCAAACTATAATTTGCTTGCATGGATTATAGAATATGTTTCAGGAGAAAAATATGAAGATTATATTCGAAACAATGTATTTCAGCCTTTGAATATGATGAACAGCGATGTTGATGACGGATGTAAACCAATTCACAACAGATCAAGTAATTATGTAAAAGATTTTAATACAAATATCAAATGTCCATATTATAACGAAAAATTTAGCATTGGTGCAGGTGCCATAGTTTCAAACTGCGAGGATTTATACAAATGGTATACCTGTTTACGAGACCGTGAAATGTTATCAGAAAAAACGTACACTAGGTTTTTCAATGAGAATATCAACAATTACTGTTATGGACTGGAACATCATCATGTGTATGGAACCTATAGATATTCCCACGGGGGAGATCACCTAGGGATAAGTGCATATATGCAACAATATTTTGACGAAGGTATTTGTATTATCATTCTTTCGAATAATGAGGCTATCAATCAGTACAGATTGGGAAATGCAATTTCAGATATTTTGTATCAAGTTGATGTAGATGTACCGGCGAAACATGAAGAAATCATGATCAATGAAAGAAATTTACAAGAGTATTGCGGCACATACTTGAAAGATAAAATAGAAGTAGAATATATTAATGGGAAATTATACTTTACGAGATTTACTGGCAATCTTCATATTGAGATTTACCCGGTAGGTGAAGGGAAGTTTGCACGCAGATATTATGATCAAATTCAGCCGTATAGTATTACTGATGATGAAAACGGTAATAAGTCTTTTTTCGGATATGTCAAAAATAACTTTTCAAACTTGTCATTTAATTCCTAG
- a CDS encoding TetR/AcrR family transcriptional regulator: protein MNNEHSVTSQRRNRTKDHIKLAFIKLIKEKGYHAISIKDIVDCAAYNRSTFYVHYQDKIDLAEDLLTSMIQGLEDSVGKKYAPGQTIYTEKLDIPSLNIITYIYDHRDFFELIKINDTLPGLHTKLPQTILKIYNEQFIFETINHIPVNMDYFKRYTAYGFYGLILNWIQTDFKENREEFIQEVIDLSKTHMYSLKYIGK, encoded by the coding sequence ATGAATAATGAACATAGCGTGACATCTCAACGTCGAAATCGAACAAAAGATCACATTAAGTTAGCGTTTATAAAACTTATAAAAGAGAAGGGATACCATGCTATCTCTATAAAAGACATTGTAGATTGTGCCGCTTATAATCGGAGTACTTTTTACGTTCATTACCAAGATAAAATAGATTTGGCTGAAGATTTACTTACCTCTATGATTCAAGGTTTAGAAGATTCAGTAGGCAAAAAATATGCTCCTGGACAAACGATATATACGGAAAAGCTAGATATACCTTCATTGAATATTATCACTTACATTTATGACCATCGGGATTTCTTTGAACTTATTAAGATCAATGATACATTGCCAGGATTACACACAAAATTGCCTCAAACTATATTAAAAATCTATAATGAACAATTTATATTTGAAACAATCAACCATATCCCTGTCAACATGGATTATTTTAAACGTTATACAGCTTATGGCTTTTATGGTCTTATTTTAAATTGGATTCAAACCGATTTTAAGGAAAATCGAGAGGAATTTATTCAAGAAGTCATTGATTTATCGAAAACTCATATGTATTCGCTTAAGTACATCGGAAAGTAA
- a CDS encoding SDR family oxidoreductase yields the protein MDKLKDKVAVITGGASGIGAATARLFVSEGAKVVLVDLNEEKGKAFEQELKALNAEALFIKANITSEEEVAGIFKQTIEAFGKVDTVFNNAGIGRVHSSHDLEYSEWRNTVNVDLDGVFLVAREAIREMLKAGGGTIVNTASMYGWVGSPGSAAYNAAKGGVINLTRSLALEYAEQNIRVNSLCPGFIDTPIIPEESKQVLAGLTPMKRLGIADEMAKAVLFMASDDSSFMTGNSLTVDGGYTAQ from the coding sequence GTGGACAAACTAAAAGATAAAGTAGCTGTAATTACTGGAGGAGCTTCTGGTATCGGTGCAGCAACAGCACGTTTATTCGTATCTGAAGGAGCAAAAGTGGTACTTGTTGATCTGAATGAAGAAAAAGGTAAAGCATTTGAGCAAGAGCTAAAAGCGCTTAATGCTGAAGCTCTATTTATAAAAGCAAATATTACGAGTGAAGAAGAAGTAGCTGGAATTTTCAAACAAACGATCGAAGCTTTCGGAAAAGTTGATACTGTATTTAATAATGCAGGGATTGGACGTGTTCATTCTTCTCATGATTTAGAATACTCCGAGTGGCGCAACACAGTAAATGTCGACTTAGATGGAGTCTTCTTGGTAGCACGTGAAGCAATCCGTGAAATGTTAAAAGCGGGCGGAGGTACGATTGTAAATACCGCGTCTATGTACGGTTGGGTTGGTTCACCAGGTTCTGCAGCCTATAATGCAGCAAAAGGTGGCGTAATTAACTTGACGCGCTCACTTGCGCTTGAATATGCAGAACAAAATATTCGTGTAAACTCATTATGCCCAGGTTTCATTGACACACCAATTATTCCAGAAGAAAGTAAACAAGTATTAGCCGGGCTTACTCCGATGAAACGTCTCGGAATTGCTGATGAAATGGCAAAAGCTGTACTATTCATGGCTAGTGATGATTCTTCATTTATGACAGGCAATAGCTTAACTGTCGACGGTGGATATACAGCACAATAA
- a CDS encoding SDR family oxidoreductase — MGKFDEKVIIITGAAGGIGSATAKKLAEQGAKLALVDMNLEAVQKVITELGLDESRAIALRANVAEEQEVKAYVDATVEKFGKIDGFFNNAGIEGITANVEDYPTETFELVFNVNVKGAFLGLKYVVPVMKKQGYGSIVNTSSGAGLMGSPGFVGYNSSKHAVMGMTKVVALETAPFGVRVNAVAPGVINTRMMRQIEKNTVPQDAEGAKKAFGAAVPMGRYGEAEEVANVAVFLLSDDASYVSQSIYTVDGGQLGQ, encoded by the coding sequence ATGGGAAAATTTGATGAAAAAGTAATAATCATTACAGGTGCAGCTGGTGGAATTGGTAGTGCTACAGCGAAAAAATTGGCAGAGCAAGGTGCAAAACTTGCTCTAGTAGATATGAATTTAGAAGCAGTTCAAAAAGTTATTACTGAGTTAGGTCTTGATGAATCAAGAGCAATTGCTCTTCGAGCAAATGTCGCTGAAGAACAAGAAGTGAAAGCTTATGTAGACGCAACGGTTGAAAAATTCGGTAAAATTGATGGTTTTTTCAATAATGCAGGGATAGAAGGAATTACTGCAAATGTCGAGGATTATCCTACTGAAACCTTTGAATTAGTGTTTAATGTCAATGTTAAGGGTGCTTTTCTTGGGTTGAAATACGTTGTTCCTGTCATGAAGAAGCAAGGATACGGTAGTATTGTAAATACTTCTTCAGGAGCAGGGTTAATGGGTTCACCTGGGTTTGTTGGTTACAACAGCTCCAAACATGCAGTAATGGGAATGACTAAAGTAGTTGCATTGGAAACAGCTCCATTTGGAGTTCGTGTGAACGCAGTGGCTCCTGGTGTAATCAATACACGTATGATGCGTCAAATTGAGAAAAATACTGTACCACAGGATGCAGAAGGAGCAAAAAAAGCATTTGGTGCCGCAGTGCCTATGGGAAGATATGGAGAGGCAGAAGAAGTAGCTAATGTAGCAGTATTCTTGTTATCAGATGACGCTTCATATGTTTCTCAATCGATTTATACTGTTGATGGCGGTCAATTAGGACAGTAA
- a CDS encoding pyridoxamine 5'-phosphate oxidase family protein encodes MKNTDELDQEAIETVRKLIKGIDIAMLTSVTKQGLVSRPMKTQEVEFDGDLWFLTMKDTNVHDELVNYPNVNVSYAGKSYVSIRGKAELVNSRDKIKEFWNIAYEKMLNTTSDDPNLILIKVTADTAEYWDLGNWTKVVKQLINKLTGKKSEESDMNQVVDLSN; translated from the coding sequence ATGAAAAATACAGATGAACTGGATCAAGAGGCAATTGAGACGGTAAGGAAATTAATTAAAGGAATCGACATAGCGATGTTAACATCAGTTACTAAGCAAGGCTTAGTATCACGTCCTATGAAGACTCAAGAGGTTGAATTCGATGGTGATCTATGGTTTCTGACAATGAAAGATACCAATGTACATGATGAACTTGTTAACTATCCGAATGTGAATGTATCTTATGCAGGTAAATCCTATGTTTCAATTCGAGGAAAGGCCGAGTTAGTGAATAGCAGGGATAAAATAAAAGAATTTTGGAACATAGCTTATGAAAAGATGCTAAACACAACTAGTGATGATCCGAATTTAATATTAATTAAAGTTACAGCTGATACTGCAGAGTATTGGGATTTAGGAAATTGGACTAAGGTAGTAAAGCAGTTAATTAACAAACTAACTGGTAAAAAGTCAGAAGAATCCGATATGAACCAAGTTGTCGATCTAAGTAACTAA
- a CDS encoding alpha/beta hydrolase: MGNYVTVEPGVSVYVEDINPTGKKTILFIHGWPLSHKQFEYQYNILPAMGYRCIGMDWRGFGNSDKPFTGYSFDRLADDVRAVVDALQLKDFALAGHSTGGAICIRYMARHQGYGVSKLVLIDAVSSHPVPADVANHFITETLNDRPKMLSDLPAQFFFQYISPPLSDWFFQLGLQAAGWSTAAIMETLRDETVSEDLNKIMVPTLIIHGIHDQVIPFSDAEETNKLIKNSKLVPFQYSGHASFYDERDKFNKLLMEFIG; encoded by the coding sequence GTGGGAAACTATGTAACCGTAGAACCGGGTGTAAGTGTTTATGTAGAAGACATAAACCCAACGGGAAAGAAAACAATACTCTTTATACATGGATGGCCTTTGAGTCATAAACAGTTTGAATATCAATATAATATTCTTCCTGCAATGGGATATCGATGTATAGGTATGGATTGGAGAGGTTTTGGGAATTCGGATAAACCGTTCACTGGATACAGTTTTGATAGATTGGCAGACGATGTTCGTGCTGTTGTGGATGCTTTGCAATTGAAAGATTTTGCGTTGGCAGGTCATTCTACAGGAGGTGCGATTTGTATTCGCTATATGGCGAGGCATCAAGGATATGGAGTGTCTAAGCTTGTACTTATAGATGCTGTTTCTTCACATCCAGTTCCTGCAGATGTTGCAAATCACTTTATTACAGAAACTCTTAATGATAGACCTAAAATGTTAAGTGACTTACCTGCACAATTTTTCTTTCAATATATTTCGCCTCCATTATCAGATTGGTTTTTCCAGTTAGGCTTGCAAGCCGCTGGTTGGTCCACCGCTGCAATTATGGAAACATTAAGAGATGAGACTGTAAGCGAAGATTTGAATAAAATAATGGTTCCTACACTAATTATTCACGGTATCCATGATCAAGTCATCCCATTTTCTGATGCTGAGGAAACTAATAAATTGATTAAAAACAGTAAGCTTGTTCCTTTCCAATACAGCGGTCATGCATCTTTCTATGATGAACGTGATAAATTTAATAAGTTATTAATGGAGTTTATCGGATAA